A window from Citrus sinensis cultivar Valencia sweet orange chromosome 3, DVS_A1.0, whole genome shotgun sequence encodes these proteins:
- the LOC102620359 gene encoding epidermis-specific secreted glycoprotein EP1-like has protein sequence MSSSSAIFSLFFLCSLIFSIANAQVPANERFKFVNEGEFGPFINEYDADYRMIRIFNSPFQLGFYNTTPNAYTLALRWGIQRNEPLYRWVWEANRGKPVRENATFSLGTDGNLVLAEANGTVVWQSNTSNKGVVGFKLLPNGNMVLHDSKGNFIWQSFDYPTDTLLVGQSLRVGGVTKLVSRLSIKENVDGPYSFVMESDRLLLYYKSSNAPRPVVYFTFPVQFSGLKNVTFNSAPETDEAFAYQLTLDSSSGGSLILARPKYNATISFLRLGVDGNLRIFTYYDKVDSQPTEETFTLFDRDSIWETECQLPERCGKFGLCDDNQCVACPREKGLLGWSKECAPTLVNFCRIAAFHYYKVEGVDHYISKYNNGTGPIRVEDCGNRCSTDCRCVGYFYHQETSKCWIAFDLKTLTKFPNSTHVGFIKVAPQLSIK, from the coding sequence ATGTCATCTTCTTCAGCAATATTCTCCCTCTTCTTCCTCTGTTCACTCATTTTCTCCATTGCTAATGCACAGGTTCCTGCCAATGAAAGGTTTAAGTTCGTGAATGAAGGAGAATTTGGTCCATTCATTAATGAATATGATGCGGATTACAGAATGATCCGCATCTTCAATTCTCCGTTCCAGCTAGGCTTTTACAACACAACACCAAATGCTTACACCCTAGCCCTCCGGTGGGGTATCCAAAGGAACGAGCCGCTTTACCGTTGGGTTTGGGAAGCAAACCGCGGCAAACCGGTTCGCGAAAACGCCACCTTTTCTTTGGGGACCGACGGGAATCTTGTCTTGGCCGAAGCAAATGGCACCGTCGTATGGCAATCCAACACTTCCAACAAAGGTGTTGTGGGGTTCAAGTTGCTCCCGAATGGAAACATGGTGCTTCATGACTCAAAGGGTAACTTTATCTGGCAGAGTTTTGATTATCCGACTGATACTCTATTGGTGGGCCAGTCTCTTCGCGTCGGTGGGGTCACCAAGCTCGTGAGCAGACTTTCCATTAAAGAAAACGTTGACGGCCCTTACAGCTTTGTAATGGAGTCTGATAGATTGTTACTCTATTACAAAAGCAGCAATGCTCCCCGGCCTGTTGTTTACTTCACTTTCCCTGTTCAGTTTAGTGGCTTAAAGAATGTAACGTTCAATTCTGCCCCGGAAACTGATGAAGCTTTCGCTTATCAACTGACTCTAGATTCTTCATCCGGGGGCAGTCTTATTTTGGCAAGGCCAAAGTACAACGCCACTATATCGTTTCTTCGGCTAGGAGTAGATGGGAATCTCAGGATCTTTACTTATTACGACAAGGTTGATTCGCAGCCAACGGAAGAAACATTCACTCTCTTTGATAGAGATTCAATTTGGGAAACTGAGTGTCAGCTTCCTGAGAGATGTGGTAAATTTGGACTGTGTGATGACAATCAATGTGTTGCTTGTCCTAGAGAGAAGGGCTTGCTTGGCTGGAGTAAAGAGTGTGCACCGACGCTAGTGAATTTTTGTCGGATAGCGGCTTTCCATTATTATAAAGTTGAAGGGGTTGATCATTATATTAGCAAATATAATAATGGAACTGGACCCATCAGAGTTGAAGATTGTGGCAACAGATGTAGCACGGATTGTAGATGTGTGGGGTATTTTTACCATCAGGAGACATCGAAATGTTGGATTGCTTTTGACTTGAAGACTCTTACCAAATTCCCCAACTCTACACATGTTGGATTCATCAAGGTTGCCCCGCAATTAAGTATCAAATAA